DNA sequence from the Myxosarcina sp. GI1 genome:
TTTCTTTTAGAAAATTCCCAAACCCTTAATTTTTTCGATACCTAGTTTCTATTCTTCAGGATTTCTACCAACCAATCTACCAGCAATGTCATGGAGTTCGGTCAACTTGCGATCGATTGTATCTAGACGAACTTTTTCTTGTTCTACTGAGAAGCTCTGCTGGCGTTTTTGGTTGAGGATATCTTCTTGCTCTGTTCGCTTGTCATTAATCTGAGCCTGTAGGTGTTCAGTTAATTTTGTGGATTGTTGCTTAAATTGCTCTTGGACTTTTCCACAAATTTTGTCATGCTGCTTAGCCATTTCCCTCGGAAGATTTTCATGGAGTTTCTCTCCTAATGATTTAAGTAGACGTTGCTTAAATCCAGCTTCCACTAAGCCCAGATGAAAAAATTCAGCAATAGCATAAGCTACAATCCCCCAAATTGGTCCTAATACTGCGCTAAAAACACCGAAGAGCAACAAATCAATTACAACTCTACTAATAAATCCAATCCAATTGCCCCTTCCCATCAAAGTTCCCGTAAGCCCGCTAAAGTCCATCATTGCTATATTTAACAAACCTTGAACAGTTTTGCTAACTTTACCTTTTTCTGTATCCAGTTTATGTTCGCCAATAAGTTCCCCAGTTGAAAATAGGTTATCAACTTGAATCAGTTTAAATTGAAAATCTGTGACTTGCCTTTCAACTGTAATCATCATTTTCTCAACATCTTCCTCAATAATAATAGGAATTATATTCTTAGACCATTGTGTTAACTTTTCCTTAAAATATTGTTCAATTTCTTCTTGAATTATGGTGTTTATCTTTTCCTTGGCTTTCTTGCTTACTGTAGTTTTAAGAATACTTCCAAAATTCAGACCTTTTAGTTCAAATTCTTGGGAATCGATTTCCCAAGTCTTTTCTAAATCGTTCAGATAAAGTAATAAACTTGAAAATATTTTTTCGCTAATTTGTCCACCATAGCGAATAATTGTTTGCTCAATCTTTTCTTTTTTATTTTCTAAATTTTCGAGTAGTTTCTCTGCTTCACTTCTATTAGCTTCTAATTCTTGCAGGGGTTTAGCTAAAGCCTCTTTTTGCTTATGAATGCTGTCACGAGCATTACTAACAGCTTCTGATAAACGCTGAAAGGTAATTTCAAAAGCTGCTGTATTTTTGCGATCGCTTGTCAAGAAATACTCTAACTCACTCTCTAATTCTAGGAGGCCCGATTCGTTTAAAGAAAAGCTGTTATTGTTGCTAGTTCTGGCTTCTAAAGCTCCTTGAGCATTCATAAAAAATACTCGACGCTGATAAGAATCGGCATCAAAATCGCCATGAGAATCTAAAAAGTGATGTTGAATTTGTTGGCGTAGGTATTCTTCGACTTCTTCTACTTCATTTTCATCGACTAAATTTATTTTATTAACAACAAAGAAAATATTATTAAAATTGCTATTTGCCAATTCTTCTTCTATAAATTCTCGCTCCGATTGTGTAAGAAGTTGTTGTGCGTTTAAAACTAAAATTACTGCCTGACACTCATTTAGATGACTTAGAACTAAGTCAGTTCGACTTTTTTCATCCTCTAATCCTGGAGAATCAATTAGCCTGACTCCATTTGCCAATAATCGATAGTCACGCTCTATTTGGGCATATTTAATATTTTTAAATCTATCAAAATACCCACAATTTTCAATATTTTTTCTATCCTCTATAGACAGAGTAAATTCTTTAAAAAAAGAATCAAAATCCATATTTAAGGGAGTTTTGTCATCTTTGTATTTAATGACAACATCTGGACTGTTACCGTGAACTAACATAGTCACAATAGAGGTAGTAGGAAGAGCTTTAGCTTTTAAGACTTTTTTTCCTAAAAGCGCATTAATTAGCGTACTTTTACCATTACTAAATGCACCCAAAACAATTAGTTTAAAAATACCTTGGCGAATATCTTGGGCGAGATCGGCTAATTCTTTTGCCTTTTCCACAAGATTGATTCCTGGTTGCTCTAAAGTTCCACCCACCTTTAACTGAATAGATTCATCTTTCCGCTTTCCAATAAGAACCGAAACATCTTCTAAAATAGACGCAATAGTATTCGATTTTTCTTCGATTAGCTTATAGCTATTGTCCTTGATTTCTTTGATTTCTACCATTTGTGTTTTCTCATTTGAAATAACAGATTTAACTTTCATCTCTGGAGTTTCTTTTTCTTGTTTTTCTTTCCAACAACTTATTAGTTCTGCAATAAAGTTTTCAAACTTCGGTTCTTTTCCAGGCGACCGCTTGTCTTTTTGACAATCCTTAAATGCTTCTTCTAACTTTAGAAATAAGACTCTTTTCTGATATTTATGAAAATTAAAAAACCCTTTTTCATTAAAAACAAAATTAATTTCAGCGCGCACGTAGTCAGCAGACTGAGATAAATATTCTTCCTTCTTCAATTGACTATCTACAAGACAAAAAAAGCTATTTGAAATATTTTCATTAAATAAAGTGTAAATTTTTTTGAGAGATTTTTTATCTTGCTGCTGTAAAATATAGTCAGCCTTAAAAACACAAACAAAGATATTGCTTTCTTGACTATTTTTATATTTTTCTAAAATCTTATGTTTTATTTCAGGTGTTTGATCGGTTAGATCTATCAAGTTTAATGAATCTGATTCTTCATTTTCTGATGTATAGATGACAAGATCTTCTTCTGGAACGTTCGTTTCCTTTTCATCTACCAAAATCTTTATATCTTTTGGCGAAAAATATATGTCTTCTTGTTGTCCGAAACAATTGCAAATTGTTTCGATTGACTTATGTGATAACTGGCGATCGTATCCGAAGAAAATAATATTTGTAATACTCATTGTAGAATGCTCCATTTTTTTTATTCAACCTCAAAAAATTTATTGTTTTGTTAATGTGTTTACTTCTATTTATTAGGCGTGAATTTACAAAACTGATTTCCTTGTGATTTCAATATTCCTCGATCGTTTTTTGCTATAAGCTGATATGTTTTAGGTGTTACTGAAAAATCTTTGCAGCTACCATCATGAAATTGAAATGTTACACAATAAATTTTGTAGCTAGAACCGCCGTATGAAGTAGTAACAACATATTCTTGTTGACGTTTATCTATGGCACGTGCTTTTGCAGATACTTTAGGAGACAACATATTTTTCAAATAGTTCAACATAACTGTCCTATTGAGATAATGTTATGAATTAGATATATTAACGTTGATAGTTTATGCCACAAGAAATTAATTACATTCTCTTGCTTTTATTTATTTCCATTAAGTTGCGTTTTTAAACTTGATTTATACTTCCGTCTGTCCATCTGCGTTTGATATTAGTCCGATTCTCAATCTCTAAAACCTATAAAACCCATACCAAACCACATAAAAAATCTCATTGGAAAACCAATGAAACAATAATTAATCTCAAGTTAAAGGGTTATCAAGTATTATTGTTTTGAAAAAAATTGCATAATTTCAATGCCCAGTCGTAATAGACAATAATCCGAAACGCTTCCTCGTAGCTTATATAAAAAGACTGTTATGAATCTGGATTATCTTTTTGAAACTATCGATCGCCAGTTAATTGAGAGTCAAAATCGCCCGCTCAATTCTACTGAAACAATTATTTTGCAAGGTATTTGGCAGTATCGAACCTATAATCAGATGGCTATAGAAGCAGGTTACAGTCCTGGCTATTTTACCAATATTGTTGCTCCAGAGTTATATCAGCGGCTTTCGGCAGTTGTCGGTCAGCGTCTGACGAAAAAAAACTGTCGTCAGCTGCTAGAGTCTCATATTGACAAGAAAGCAATTCCAGAAACAAAAGCTATAGAGCAGAATCAACGAAAAACTTCATTTAGTATTACAGATAGAAAACCAGATACTTTACCTCGCTACCCTAGTGGTTCAGTGCCTTTAAACTCCTATTTTTACCTCAAACCAACTTTGTTAGAAATAGTTGATCGCGAGCTTGAGAAACCAGGAGCATTGATTAGGATTAAGGCTCCCAGAGAAATGGGCAAAACTTCGTTGCTGTTGAGAAGTCTAGACTATGCTAGCCGCTTGGGCTACCAAACCGTTAGCTTAAACTTAGAACAGGTTGAAAGCAAAATTTTGAGCGATCTAAACCTATTTCTGCGCTGGCTGTGTACTGATATATCTTATCAACTTAAGCTCGAACCAAAATTAGAGGAATATTGGAATGAAGATTTGGGCAGCACAATTAGTTGTACTTTTTATTTTGAAAACTATCTACTAAAGTCAATAGACACTCCTTTAGTTTTGGCTTCAGACGAAGTAAACCAAATTTTCGAGCATCCTCAAGTAGCCAAAGATTTTTTACCTTTGTTGCGTTCTTGGTATGAAGAAGCAAAAAGAAACGTTGTCTGGGAAAAACTCCGTTTGCTGGTAGTTCACTCAACAGAAGTCTATGTCCCTCTTAAGCTAAATCAATCTCCGTTCAATGTAGGTATACCAATTCAGTTAGATAGTTTTAGCCTGGAAGAAGTACAGCAGTTGGCACGACGCTACGGACTAAAATGGCAGGATGGGCGAGAAGCCAGTCAGCTAATGGCAATGGTTGGCGGACATCCAGCATTGATACACTTGGCAATTTATCATCTTAGTCAGAGTGAGATAACTTTGTTGCAACTGCTAGAAACTGCTTCTACTGCTACAGGAATTTATGCTCATCACTTGCAGCGTCATTGGGCAGCATTAGAACAACAGCCCGAACTAGCACAAACTTTAGATAAAGTTTTAAGTGCGGATGAACCCCTTTTATTAGATCCAATTCAAGCTCATAAGTTAAGCAGTATGGGATTGATTAAGCTTTTAAATGATAGAGCGATCGCCAGTTGCGAACTCTATCGACAGTATTTCAGCAAAAATGTACAGCAATATTTTACTTACACATAATTTTTATATGAGTTTTTATATGAGCTTTATGAGATTACGGAACCCAAAATAGAAATAAGATAAAACACATACCGAAGTTGTAACGGCAATTGCCAATATTTCAACATTGACAAAGATTGTATTTCAGTTTTATCGGCTGTATATACATCAAGTAGTTGTTAAGTCAACTAAAAAGTGTAGGTTATGACACAAACTCAAAACATTAGCAATCGCAATCCAGACGACCTTGTTAATAATCAAGAGCCTATTGCTGGGGACGATCCAGCCTACGAGCAAATTTTTAAAGATTTACAAGGGGGAATTATCAAAAATTATGGACGAAAATACTTTCTCTACATCTTTGTTCGGTTTGCTAAAAATAGAGTAAGCGAAGTAAAGGAATGGATTCGAGAGGAAATCTCTAGTAGTATCACATCTACCTGGAAGCAATTGGAAGATACGAAAAAATATAGGGAAAAGAAACAAGACAATCCCAGTTACGCAGGAGAACTATGTAGAAATTTTTTCCTATCTTATCAAGGTTATTACGCTCTTGAATTCAATCCTGCCAAACCAAATAATG
Encoded proteins:
- a CDS encoding dynamin family protein, coding for MEHSTMSITNIIFFGYDRQLSHKSIETICNCFGQQEDIYFSPKDIKILVDEKETNVPEEDLVIYTSENEESDSLNLIDLTDQTPEIKHKILEKYKNSQESNIFVCVFKADYILQQQDKKSLKKIYTLFNENISNSFFCLVDSQLKKEEYLSQSADYVRAEINFVFNEKGFFNFHKYQKRVLFLKLEEAFKDCQKDKRSPGKEPKFENFIAELISCWKEKQEKETPEMKVKSVISNEKTQMVEIKEIKDNSYKLIEEKSNTIASILEDVSVLIGKRKDESIQLKVGGTLEQPGINLVEKAKELADLAQDIRQGIFKLIVLGAFSNGKSTLINALLGKKVLKAKALPTTSIVTMLVHGNSPDVVIKYKDDKTPLNMDFDSFFKEFTLSIEDRKNIENCGYFDRFKNIKYAQIERDYRLLANGVRLIDSPGLEDEKSRTDLVLSHLNECQAVILVLNAQQLLTQSEREFIEEELANSNFNNIFFVVNKINLVDENEVEEVEEYLRQQIQHHFLDSHGDFDADSYQRRVFFMNAQGALEARTSNNNSFSLNESGLLELESELEYFLTSDRKNTAAFEITFQRLSEAVSNARDSIHKQKEALAKPLQELEANRSEAEKLLENLENKKEKIEQTIIRYGGQISEKIFSSLLLYLNDLEKTWEIDSQEFELKGLNFGSILKTTVSKKAKEKINTIIQEEIEQYFKEKLTQWSKNIIPIIIEEDVEKMMITVERQVTDFQFKLIQVDNLFSTGELIGEHKLDTEKGKVSKTVQGLLNIAMMDFSGLTGTLMGRGNWIGFISRVVIDLLLFGVFSAVLGPIWGIVAYAIAEFFHLGLVEAGFKQRLLKSLGEKLHENLPREMAKQHDKICGKVQEQFKQQSTKLTEHLQAQINDKRTEQEDILNQKRQQSFSVEQEKVRLDTIDRKLTELHDIAGRLVGRNPEE
- a CDS encoding DUF2500 family protein; the encoded protein is MLNYLKNMLSPKVSAKARAIDKRQQEYVVTTSYGGSSYKIYCVTFQFHDGSCKDFSVTPKTYQLIAKNDRGILKSQGNQFCKFTPNK
- a CDS encoding AAA-like domain-containing protein, producing MNLDYLFETIDRQLIESQNRPLNSTETIILQGIWQYRTYNQMAIEAGYSPGYFTNIVAPELYQRLSAVVGQRLTKKNCRQLLESHIDKKAIPETKAIEQNQRKTSFSITDRKPDTLPRYPSGSVPLNSYFYLKPTLLEIVDRELEKPGALIRIKAPREMGKTSLLLRSLDYASRLGYQTVSLNLEQVESKILSDLNLFLRWLCTDISYQLKLEPKLEEYWNEDLGSTISCTFYFENYLLKSIDTPLVLASDEVNQIFEHPQVAKDFLPLLRSWYEEAKRNVVWEKLRLLVVHSTEVYVPLKLNQSPFNVGIPIQLDSFSLEEVQQLARRYGLKWQDGREASQLMAMVGGHPALIHLAIYHLSQSEITLLQLLETASTATGIYAHHLQRHWAALEQQPELAQTLDKVLSADEPLLLDPIQAHKLSSMGLIKLLNDRAIASCELYRQYFSKNVQQYFTYT